A stretch of Telopea speciosissima isolate NSW1024214 ecotype Mountain lineage chromosome 11, Tspe_v1, whole genome shotgun sequence DNA encodes these proteins:
- the LOC122645160 gene encoding putative disease resistance RPP13-like protein 3: protein MAPIQKLGMLLADEACLLEGVEEEVDSLHRELILISPPLRNADMRSQENEGVKEWRNVVWKIKGLPNKVITQHKLGKQIEEIKRRFNKLAFDRLRYEIQSIDDEETAQEDEVAKILMRDEPQGKLGVVSIVGICGSEYRVGDLLQGMLKQVVELTDVEKRDLQLKEGELERSLYEKLKNKSYLIVGSEEVNLPKDTKDLAKKIVTKCDRLPLSIVVLGGLLSTKGKTVAVMTKLLESVNWNGNQESNGYEIHYDKLIRLWVAEGFLQSRVDETMEDVASDCLAELIQRNMIQVVKWRSNEAPELCRIHGLLRDLAISEAKKDKFLNISWNYCLESSKGYRWLAFHPCNCSINRHFELLRVLDLEGVPGISTLPKEIEKLILLKYLSLRRTNIQILPSWKLPEHIDFPPNLTSLQLDSLHLTDDPMVTLEKLPNLRDLTLDWFRGMDGGKRSIAYAEVFKYQNDLLVKNASRWVETYKNP from the exons ATGGCTCCTATACAGAAACTGGGAATGCTGCTTGCAGATGAGGCTTGTTTGCTTGAAGGAGTGGAGGAAGAAGTTGATTCTCTCCATAGAGAACTGATATTGATCAGTCCTCCTTTAAGGAATGCCGATATGAGATCCCAAGAAAATGAAGGAGTAAAAGAATGG CGAAATGTTGTGTGGAAGATAAAGGGATTACCCAACAAAGTCATTACTCAACACAAATTAGGAAAGCAAATTGAAGAGATCAAAAGAAGGTTCAATAAGCTTGCATTTGATAGATTGAGGTATGAGATTCAATCTATAGATGATGAGGAAACTGCACAAGAAG ATGAGGTAGCAAAAATTCTGATGAGAGATGAGCCTCAAGGAAAGCTTGGTGTTGTTTCAATTGTAGGAATATGTGGATCAG AATATAGAGTAGGAGATCTTCTGCAGGGCATGTTAAAACAAGTTGTAGAGCTGACAGATGTGGAGAAAAGGGACTTGCAGTTGAAGGAGGGAGAATTGGAGAGAAGTCtctatgaaaaattgaaaaataagaGCTACTTGATTGT AGGAAGTGAAGAAGTAAATCTACCCAAAGATACTAAGGATCTAGCAAAGAAAATTGTTACCAAGTGTGATAGATTACCGCTTTCTATTGTCGTATTGGGGGGTCTCTTATCTACAAAAGGGAAGACAGTTGCTGTGATGACAAAATTACTTGAGAGTGTGAATTGGAATGGGAATCAAGAATCAA ATGGTTATGAGATTCATTATGATAAATTGATTCGATTATGGGTTGCTGAGGGATTTTTACAATCACGAGTGGATGAAACCATGGAAGATGTGGCTTCTGATTGTCTTGCAGAGCTAATCCAAAGGAACATGATTCAAGTTGTGAAATGGAGATCTAATGAAGCACCTGAATTATGTCGTATTCATGGTCTACTTCGAGATTTGGCTATTTCAGAAGCTAAGAAAGACAAGTTTCTCAACATTTCTTGGAATTACTGTTTGGAATCTTCGAAAGGCTATCGTTGGCTAGCCTTCCACCCTTGCAATT GTTCAATTAATAGACATTTTGAACTACTGAGGGTGTTGGATCTAGAGGGTGTACCAGGGATTTCAACCCTACCCAAGGAAATTGAAAAGCTCATCCTTCTGAAGTATTTGAGCTTACGAAGAACAAACATTCAGATTCTTCCATCTTGG AAGCTACCTGAACATATTGATTTCCCACCAAATCTCACCAGCCTACAGTTGGATTCATTACATCTAACCGATGATCCGATGGTAACACTTGAGAAGCTACCCAACCTGAGGGACCTCACCTTGGATTG GTTTAGAGGTATGGATGGTGGAAAAAGGAGCATTGCCTATGCTGAggtttttaaatatcaaaatgaTCTATTAGTTAAAAATGCTTCCAGATGGGTTGAGACATATAAGAACCCTTGA